One part of the Parabacteroides sp. FAFU027 genome encodes these proteins:
- a CDS encoding efflux RND transporter permease subunit has product MVERYIKRPVLSIVISIILTLMGVLALFNLPITQFPDIAPPSVVVTASYTGASADVCAKAVATPLERAINGVPGMTYLSSVSSNDGTTVIQVFFNVGVDPDIAAVNVQNRVATVLDELPDEVIKAGVVTEKEVNSMLLYLNIYSTDSTQNEEFIYNFADINVLNELKRIDGVGYANIMGAREYSMRVWLKPERLLAYNISSDEVVQALQKQNVEAAPGKTGEGSGKIYQSLQYILRYTGKFNQPSDYENIVLRADKNGRILKLKDVAEIEFGTFDYGMISKTNGRPSASIMLKQRPGSNAQEVIKAVKERMKELKATSFPPNIEYNYAYDVSRFLDASISAVMRTLLEAFILVFIVVFLFLQDFRSTLIAALAVPIALISALAFMLAFGFSINLLTLFALVLAIGIVVDNAIVVVEAVHVKMKEEGLNAKNATIQSMKEISHAIIAITLVMTAVFVPVAFLSGPVGVFYRQFSITLAIAIVISGIVALTLTPALCAILLKHNEPLHKKKDRFSRFFRLFNVNYTLTERWYGRLIGRIAGRRMIIFGTLILFFLGTWGLSAILPTGFIPTEDQGVIYVNVVTPPGSTIERTDKVMDAVEIAAKQIPEVESVSILSGYSIISEAPGSSYGMAMINLSPWEKRKASVDDIIGRLKEKTKNITDASIEFFPPPTVPGFGNASGYELRLVDKTGIGNLQTTATNTNMFIDSLRKSPVIGSAFTNFDVSFPQYMIHIDYEKAAQKGISVDAAMSNLQTLVGSYYTTNFIRFGQMYRVMLQALPEYRATPDDILKLYVKNNNGEMVPYSAFASLERVYGPEQLTRYNMYTSALISGDAAPGYSSSEAIGEIEKIAQKVLPKGYTISWSGMTREQILAGNQAIFVFIICLIFVYLLLAAQYESFLLPLVVILSLPMGIFGSYLSLQLAGLENNIYAQVAMIMLIGLLGKNAILIVEFALQRQKEGYSILEAAELGATARFRPILMTSFAFVAGLIPLCFSSGAGALGNRSIGMASAGGMLIGTIFGLVVIPGLYVIFAGLQARLVRRKDEDEELEQ; this is encoded by the coding sequence ATGGTTGAAAGATATATAAAACGTCCCGTCCTGTCGATTGTCATCTCAATCATACTGACACTGATGGGCGTACTGGCGTTGTTTAATTTGCCCATTACCCAGTTTCCCGATATTGCCCCGCCATCCGTAGTGGTTACGGCTTCCTACACCGGTGCCAGTGCCGATGTTTGTGCCAAGGCGGTAGCCACGCCGCTGGAACGGGCAATCAACGGAGTGCCGGGTATGACTTACCTCTCCTCGGTGTCGAGTAATGACGGAACAACCGTGATTCAGGTCTTTTTCAATGTGGGCGTTGACCCGGATATTGCTGCGGTAAATGTACAAAACCGTGTGGCGACAGTACTGGATGAATTGCCTGATGAAGTTATCAAGGCCGGAGTAGTTACGGAAAAAGAGGTCAACTCGATGCTGCTCTACCTCAATATTTACAGTACGGATTCCACTCAAAACGAGGAGTTCATCTACAACTTCGCTGACATCAACGTGTTGAACGAACTGAAACGGATTGACGGTGTGGGATATGCCAATATCATGGGAGCCCGCGAATATTCCATGCGCGTCTGGCTGAAACCGGAAAGGTTGTTGGCTTACAATATCTCATCAGATGAGGTTGTGCAAGCTTTGCAAAAGCAAAACGTAGAAGCGGCTCCGGGAAAAACAGGTGAAGGTTCGGGTAAAATCTACCAGTCCCTGCAATACATCCTCCGATATACGGGGAAATTCAATCAGCCGTCAGATTATGAAAATATTGTGCTGCGTGCTGACAAGAATGGTCGGATATTGAAACTGAAAGATGTCGCTGAAATTGAATTCGGCACCTTCGATTATGGAATGATTTCCAAAACCAACGGACGTCCCTCGGCTTCCATCATGCTGAAACAGCGCCCGGGCTCCAATGCCCAGGAGGTTATCAAAGCGGTGAAAGAACGGATGAAGGAGTTGAAAGCAACCTCATTCCCGCCTAATATTGAGTATAATTACGCCTACGATGTTTCCCGCTTCCTCGATGCATCTATCAGTGCGGTAATGCGTACATTGCTTGAGGCCTTTATCCTGGTATTTATTGTGGTATTCCTCTTTTTGCAGGATTTCCGTTCCACCCTGATTGCCGCGCTTGCAGTTCCCATTGCCTTGATTAGTGCATTGGCGTTTATGCTTGCATTCGGGTTTTCCATCAATCTGCTTACCTTGTTTGCGTTAGTGCTGGCCATCGGTATTGTTGTGGATAATGCCATCGTGGTGGTCGAGGCTGTCCACGTGAAAATGAAGGAAGAGGGGTTGAATGCGAAAAATGCCACCATCCAATCCATGAAGGAGATCAGCCACGCGATTATCGCGATTACGCTGGTGATGACGGCGGTATTTGTTCCGGTCGCCTTCCTTTCGGGGCCTGTCGGGGTATTCTATAGGCAATTCTCGATTACGCTGGCCATAGCCATTGTGATCTCGGGAATCGTGGCATTGACTCTTACGCCCGCGCTTTGTGCCATCCTGCTGAAACACAACGAACCGCTGCATAAGAAGAAGGATCGGTTTTCCCGTTTCTTCCGTCTGTTTAACGTCAACTACACCCTGACTGAACGTTGGTACGGACGATTAATCGGACGGATTGCCGGCAGACGTATGATTATCTTCGGTACGCTGATACTCTTCTTCCTGGGAACCTGGGGACTGAGTGCGATTCTGCCCACTGGCTTTATTCCGACTGAAGACCAGGGGGTGATTTACGTCAATGTAGTAACACCTCCGGGTTCTACCATCGAGCGGACAGACAAGGTGATGGATGCTGTTGAAATTGCAGCCAAACAGATTCCGGAAGTTGAGTCGGTCAGTATTCTGTCGGGATACAGCATCATCAGTGAGGCTCCGGGTTCTTCATACGGAATGGCGATGATAAACCTTTCACCGTGGGAAAAACGAAAAGCGTCAGTAGATGATATAATCGGGCGGTTGAAAGAAAAGACAAAGAATATCACCGATGCCAGTATTGAGTTCTTCCCACCGCCAACTGTTCCGGGATTCGGTAACGCCAGTGGATACGAGTTGCGATTGGTGGACAAAACCGGTATCGGAAACCTCCAGACAACGGCGACAAACACGAATATGTTTATTGATTCGCTAAGAAAGTCGCCGGTTATCGGAAGTGCATTTACCAACTTTGACGTATCCTTTCCGCAGTATATGATTCACATAGACTATGAGAAAGCCGCACAGAAAGGTATTTCGGTAGATGCCGCGATGAGTAACCTGCAAACGCTGGTGGGTAGTTATTACACGACCAACTTTATCCGTTTCGGCCAGATGTACCGGGTAATGCTGCAAGCCCTCCCAGAGTATCGGGCAACACCTGACGATATCCTGAAGCTTTATGTGAAAAATAATAACGGAGAAATGGTTCCCTATTCGGCATTTGCATCGCTGGAACGGGTCTATGGACCGGAACAGCTGACCCGTTACAATATGTACACCTCTGCTTTGATTTCCGGCGATGCAGCTCCCGGTTATAGCAGCAGCGAGGCGATTGGCGAAATAGAGAAGATTGCCCAAAAGGTCCTGCCCAAGGGATACACCATCAGCTGGTCAGGGATGACACGCGAACAAATCCTTGCCGGAAACCAGGCTATATTCGTATTTATCATCTGTCTGATATTCGTTTATCTGCTGCTTGCGGCGCAGTACGAAAGCTTCCTGCTACCTTTGGTGGTTATTCTCTCCCTGCCGATGGGAATATTTGGCTCCTATCTGTCACTGCAACTGGCCGGACTGGAAAACAATATTTATGCCCAGGTCGCAATGATTATGCTGATTGGATTGCTGGGGAAAAATGCCATCCTGATTGTGGAATTTGCCCTGCAACGGCAGAAAGAGGGTTATTCCATTCTCGAAGCCGCAGAGTTGGGAGCAACAGCCCGCTTCCGTCCAATCCTGATGACTTCGTTTGCCTTTGTTGCCGGATTGATTCCTCTCTGTTTTTCCAGCGGAGCGGGTGCTTTGGGTAACCGTTCCATCGGTATGGCATCGGCAGGAGGAATGTTGATTGGTACAATTTTCGGACTGGTGGTCATTCCGGGATTGTATGTCATTTTCGCAGGATTGCAGGCCAGACTTGTCCGCAGGAAGGATGAGGATGAAGAATTGGAACAATAA
- a CDS encoding efflux transporter outer membrane subunit, whose translation MKIKAINLFIMTLALCTIISCKAPQAVKVAPSALPQAFRGITADSLTSGDLAWKEFFKDENLCRLIDMALVRNSNLQSALQQIEIARVYYQTSRMSLLPNLQLQAGSATLKESANVSNPATANPSKAYTDFQLSLRSSWEVDIWGKLNSSRKASKARLLASQAGAQFVKTQLVAEVAKAYYELMAYDEQATLMEKNLRLQSTALEIVKVQKQAGKATDLAVQQFEAQLINSRAQKCYLARMVSGTENYLNLLIGRLPQPIIRSRQITKQTFLPELKTGVPVQLLERRPDIAEASFALQAAGFEVQAARKAFYPSLTIDPMLGFASAKTNLLFNSSSLVWGITNGLVAPIFQQNQIRGNYKIRMAEQKQALIAYEKVLRQGITEVQDAVTKLKLLNEEQGHMAKELAVLDNAVNTSHNLYAYGYATYLEVINAQKIVRDAEMELVNIHKERLFTLIDLYRALGGGR comes from the coding sequence ATGAAGATAAAAGCAATAAATCTATTCATAATGACTTTGGCGCTTTGCACGATTATCTCGTGCAAAGCACCTCAAGCGGTTAAAGTAGCTCCTTCTGCCCTGCCACAGGCTTTTCGCGGGATAACGGCAGATTCTCTTACTTCGGGAGATTTGGCTTGGAAGGAATTCTTTAAAGACGAAAATCTTTGCCGGTTGATTGATATGGCTCTGGTGAGAAACAGTAACCTGCAATCGGCGCTCCAGCAGATTGAGATTGCGCGTGTATATTATCAGACAAGCCGAATGTCCCTTTTGCCCAACCTGCAACTTCAGGCAGGCTCAGCGACTCTAAAAGAGAGTGCCAACGTATCGAATCCGGCAACGGCTAATCCGTCGAAAGCTTACACCGATTTCCAGCTGAGCCTGCGCTCTTCGTGGGAAGTTGATATTTGGGGTAAACTAAACAGCTCGCGGAAAGCATCGAAAGCCCGTTTACTTGCCTCTCAGGCCGGTGCACAGTTTGTAAAAACGCAATTGGTAGCCGAAGTCGCCAAAGCCTATTACGAGCTGATGGCCTATGACGAACAGGCTACCCTGATGGAGAAGAACCTCCGCCTTCAGTCAACGGCGCTGGAAATTGTGAAGGTGCAGAAGCAGGCCGGTAAAGCCACTGACCTCGCCGTACAACAATTTGAAGCGCAATTAATCAATTCCCGTGCTCAAAAATGTTATCTGGCACGCATGGTTTCAGGAACAGAGAATTACCTGAATCTGTTGATCGGACGTTTACCGCAACCCATCATCCGTTCCCGTCAGATAACCAAACAAACGTTCTTGCCGGAACTGAAAACAGGAGTTCCTGTACAGCTTCTGGAGCGGCGACCAGATATTGCAGAGGCTTCTTTTGCCTTGCAAGCTGCAGGCTTTGAAGTTCAGGCTGCCCGAAAGGCATTTTATCCGTCCCTGACCATCGATCCGATGCTCGGTTTTGCCTCGGCAAAAACAAATCTGCTTTTCAATAGCTCATCATTAGTTTGGGGGATAACAAACGGACTTGTGGCGCCAATCTTCCAGCAAAACCAAATCCGTGGAAATTATAAAATCAGGATGGCGGAACAGAAGCAGGCATTAATCGCTTACGAAAAAGTTCTCCGTCAGGGAATAACCGAAGTGCAGGATGCTGTTACAAAACTAAAGCTACTGAATGAAGAACAAGGGCACATGGCCAAAGAGCTGGCAGTGCTCGATAATGCAGTTAACACTTCACATAATCTCTATGCCTATGGTTATGCCACCTACCTGGAGGTTATCAATGCCCAAAAGATAGTGCGTGATGCAGAAATGGAACTGGTTAATATTCACAAGGAACGTCTATTCACCCTGATTGACCTCTATCGGGCACTGGGCGGAGGCCGTTAA
- a CDS encoding T9SS type A sorting domain-containing protein: MKRSTILAGTIMCLVFFISSVKSQERGMVVALKSGITNSLKIRNISRMNFSSSMLYINTFNGSNVVYANSDIQKIYFETVAEASTPKNEQNEFVLYPNPTKGMIYFRNQGVESASVSIFNLNGAMLFSGRIYNSTQSLDLSFLARGVYLVKIDNQLTKLIKL; encoded by the coding sequence ATGAAAAGAAGTACAATTCTTGCCGGCACTATCATGTGTCTGGTTTTTTTTATCAGTTCTGTAAAATCGCAGGAGAGAGGTATGGTAGTCGCGCTAAAGAGTGGCATTACAAATTCATTGAAAATCAGGAATATTTCCAGGATGAACTTTTCTTCAAGTATGCTGTATATCAATACTTTTAATGGGTCAAATGTGGTATATGCCAATTCTGATATCCAGAAGATTTATTTTGAAACTGTAGCAGAAGCATCCACTCCTAAAAATGAACAAAATGAATTTGTATTATACCCAAATCCGACAAAAGGGATGATCTATTTCCGGAATCAGGGTGTTGAATCAGCCTCGGTTTCAATCTTTAACCTGAATGGAGCTATGCTGTTCTCAGGTCGCATTTACAATTCCACGCAATCATTGGACTTAAGTTTTCTGGCACGAGGGGTTTATCTGGTGAAGATTGATAATCAACTGACTAAACTGATTAAGTTATGA
- a CDS encoding efflux RND transporter periplasmic adaptor subunit gives MRRLLLSAVLLSVLFACSKKKESGESIPQIPVFTVDYKNTVFNNDIVADIQAVRNVELRTRVKGFLEKILVDEGVEVRKGQPLFKLSSPEYTAEFTKAKSVLQRAIAENKAAKLEVERVKMLVDKNIIAKSELILAESKEQVTAAAVVEAKAALNNAKAFMTYCTITAPFDGVINRIPLKMGSLVNEGDLLTSISDISSIYAYFNLSETDYLRYLKAKRKGDSIPDENNVQLELVDGSMYKYKGKVETVASEIEGSTGAIAFRARFSNPEKLLKHGASGKIKLSTDVENVLMIPQKAVMEIQDKNYVFLVGKDNRVKMQGIVLGNRNGLDYIVQSGLNPGDRIVLEGVQILRDGDKIKPTVKKF, from the coding sequence ATGAGACGATTGCTTCTATCGGCGGTTTTACTGTCCGTGTTGTTTGCGTGTAGCAAAAAGAAAGAGAGCGGGGAGAGTATCCCGCAAATTCCTGTATTCACTGTAGATTATAAGAATACGGTGTTTAACAATGACATTGTGGCCGATATACAGGCGGTCCGAAATGTAGAACTCCGGACCCGCGTCAAGGGATTCCTGGAAAAGATATTAGTGGACGAAGGTGTAGAAGTAAGAAAAGGCCAACCGTTATTCAAGCTCAGTTCGCCGGAATATACTGCTGAGTTTACCAAGGCAAAATCAGTGCTTCAGCGCGCCATTGCCGAAAATAAGGCGGCAAAGCTGGAGGTGGAGCGTGTAAAAATGCTGGTCGATAAAAATATCATCGCTAAATCGGAACTGATCCTGGCTGAATCGAAAGAGCAGGTGACCGCAGCGGCTGTTGTGGAGGCTAAAGCAGCGCTCAACAATGCAAAAGCCTTTATGACCTATTGCACCATTACGGCTCCGTTTGATGGTGTCATCAACCGCATTCCGCTAAAGATGGGAAGTCTGGTCAATGAAGGCGATTTGCTGACCTCCATTTCCGATATTTCGAGCATTTATGCCTATTTCAATTTATCAGAAACCGATTACCTGCGTTATCTGAAGGCAAAACGCAAAGGCGATTCTATTCCGGATGAGAATAATGTACAACTCGAACTGGTGGATGGTTCCATGTACAAATACAAGGGAAAAGTAGAAACGGTAGCCAGTGAAATCGAAGGTTCGACGGGCGCTATCGCCTTTCGTGCACGCTTTTCCAATCCGGAAAAATTATTGAAGCACGGGGCTTCGGGAAAAATCAAATTGAGTACCGATGTGGAAAATGTACTGATGATTCCGCAAAAGGCGGTAATGGAGATCCAGGATAAAAATTACGTTTTCCTTGTCGGCAAAGACAATCGGGTGAAAATGCAGGGCATTGTATTAGGCAACCGCAACGGACTGGACTACATCGTACAATCGGGACTGAATCCGGGTGACCGGATTGTGCTGGAAGGAGTACAGATATTGCGTGACGGAGATAAGATCAAACCAACGGTAAAGAAATTCTAA
- a CDS encoding DUF2231 domain-containing protein: MIPLSHLHPLLVHFPVALVTIGFLAQIASLIFKKEVCLSNTAFYLLVCGTLGALAAWLTGALFTGEMAGSAGEIREYHEHAATVTLLVLLIASALSISMKVKGNSSINMQRMVIVLYGLATIAVGITGFLGGTLVFNYMMPL; the protein is encoded by the coding sequence ATGATACCATTAAGCCATTTGCATCCATTGTTGGTGCATTTCCCCGTCGCACTTGTTACAATCGGGTTTTTAGCTCAAATCGCATCTTTGATTTTCAAAAAAGAAGTTTGTTTATCAAACACTGCATTTTATCTTCTTGTATGTGGTACACTGGGAGCTTTAGCAGCCTGGCTGACTGGAGCATTATTCACCGGTGAAATGGCCGGATCAGCCGGTGAGATCAGAGAATATCATGAACACGCCGCAACTGTCACCCTACTTGTTTTATTAATCGCTTCAGCATTAAGTATCTCGATGAAAGTGAAAGGAAATTCAAGTATCAATATGCAACGGATGGTTATTGTATTATACGGTTTGGCTACCATTGCGGTGGGTATTACCGGCTTTTTGGGAGGAACATTAGTCTTTAATTATATGATGCCACTCTAA
- a CDS encoding rubrerythrin family protein has protein sequence MRNIFVLALISLIALTGCKQAKPVKTIENLKAGIKGETTASAKYAAFAQKAKEEGHDAVAKLFEAASKAESIHAANHTKALEALGEKMEAIKPEFEVKSTAENLQAAIEGESYETTTMYPQFLKDAQTEKAEKAEKSFTWAFDTEKKHLEFYKSALNALNAKTEAQLPAGYAVCPVCGNTYDAAKVDEKCAFCMTPKEKFLKF, from the coding sequence ATGAGAAACATTTTTGTATTAGCATTGATTAGCCTGATAGCTCTGACAGGATGTAAACAGGCCAAACCGGTAAAAACGATTGAGAACCTGAAAGCCGGTATTAAAGGTGAAACTACAGCCAGCGCTAAGTACGCCGCTTTTGCACAGAAGGCAAAAGAAGAAGGACATGATGCTGTTGCCAAACTTTTTGAAGCAGCCTCTAAGGCTGAATCTATCCATGCTGCCAACCATACCAAAGCATTGGAAGCATTAGGTGAAAAGATGGAAGCAATTAAGCCGGAGTTTGAAGTTAAATCAACTGCCGAAAATCTTCAGGCGGCTATTGAAGGTGAATCATATGAAACGACAACAATGTATCCTCAGTTCCTGAAAGACGCTCAGACTGAAAAGGCTGAGAAAGCAGAAAAATCATTTACATGGGCTTTTGATACAGAGAAAAAACATTTGGAGTTTTACAAAAGCGCTTTGAACGCGTTAAATGCCAAAACAGAAGCTCAGCTACCAGCCGGCTATGCCGTTTGTCCTGTTTGCGGTAATACGTATGATGCTGCCAAAGTGGATGAAAAATGCGCATTCTGTATGACCCCCAAAGAAAAGTTCTTGAAATTCTAA